A window of the Diabrotica undecimpunctata isolate CICGRU chromosome 1, icDiaUnde3, whole genome shotgun sequence genome harbors these coding sequences:
- the LOC140438917 gene encoding PRKR-interacting protein 1 homolog translates to MGEENEEKEEPKPIIIRNSTDLQRLKLEKLMKNPEKPVIIPERPKDKGVPNVPDFVRNVMGSSAGAGSGEFHVYRHLRRKEYARQKYMQEKAEKEQLDDEYHQKLEENKKQAEERTEKKRLKRLKKKNAKKRKPNKVQAKEVKESSSEDSGKSEEEDSSEEPPEPKEMSV, encoded by the exons ATGGGTGAAGAAAATGAAGAGAAGGAAGAACCAAAgccaattattattagaaattcAACAGATCTTCAACGATTAAAATTGGAGAAATTAATGAAAAATCCT gAAAAACCTGTAATAATTCCTGAAAGACCCAAAGATAAAGGAGTTCCAAATGTACCTGATTTTGTACGGAACGTTATGGGTTCCAGTGCAGGGGCCGGCTCTGGAGAATTTCATGTTTACAGACATCTTAGAAGAAAAGAATATGCTAGGCAGAAGTATATGCAAGAAAAAGCAGAAAAG GAACAATTAGATGATGAGTAtcaccaaaaactagaagaaaataaaaagcaGGCTGAAGAACGCACAGAGAAGAAGAGATTAAAAAGGCTGAAGAAAAAGAATGCTAAGAAGAGAAAACCCAATAAGGTTCAAGCTAAAGAAGTCAAAGAATCTTCATCTGAAGACAGTGGAAAATCAGAAGAGGAGGACAGTTCAGAGGAACCTCCAGAACCTAAAGAAATGAGTGTATAG